In the genome of Magnolia sinica isolate HGM2019 chromosome 2, MsV1, whole genome shotgun sequence, one region contains:
- the LOC131236478 gene encoding nitrate reductase [NADH] 2-like — translation MAASVGKRQFAHLEPGLNRFKASQPHPSRRPDSPVRGCSFPTAAPKTKTLVEDASSDDDEETDWKKSYKKAENEVEPPISDPRDEGTADSWIERNPSLIRLTGKHPFNCEPPLTRLMHHGFITPSSLHYVRNHGPVPKGTWDEWTVEVCGLVKRPTRFTMAQLVDEFPARELPVTLVCAGNRRKEQNMVKQTIGFNWGAAGVSTSVWRGVRLRDVLKRCGIHSRSKGALNVCFEGAEDLPQGGGTKYGTSLTKEMAMDPARDIILAYMQNGEILAPDHGYPVRMIIPGFIGGRMVKWLKRIIVTTEESQNYYHFRDNRVLPSHVDDELANAEAWWYKPEYIINELNINSVITTPCHEEILPINSTTTQRPYTLKGYAYSGGGKKVTRVEVTMDGGETWYVCEIDRPEKPNKYGKYWCWCFWSLEVEVLDLLGAKEIAVRAWDETLNTQPEKLIWNLMGMMNNCWFRVKTNVCKPHRGEIGLVFEHPTLPGNQSGGWMAHQKHMETAAEARSLKKSLSTPFMNTSVKQFSMSEVKKHSSDSSAWIVVHGHVYDCTSFLKDHPGGTDSILINAGTDCTEEFDAIHSDKAKTMLEDYRIGELITTGYTSDSSSPNSTIHDASNFSHLDTINEVSVTRSSPALIPGQKIPCKLVSKISLSHDVRLFRFALPSSDQVLGLPVGKHIFLCPTIEGKLCMRAYTPTSSIDEVGYFDLVVKIYFKGVHPKFPNGGVMSQYLDSLPIGSTLDIKGPLGHIEYTGSGNFLVHGKQKYARRLAMLAGGTGITPIYQVMQAILKDPSDETEMYLVYANRSEDDILFRDELDEWAEKYPNVKVWYVLSQPKREGWKYSIGYITESILREHIPEGGSDSLALICGPPPMIQFAVLPNLEKMNYDVKNSCLTF, via the exons ATGGCAGCGTCCGTAGGAAAACGGCAGTTCGCCCACCTCGAACCCGGCCTGAACCGGTTCAAAGCCTCCCAGCCACATCCAAGCCGCCGGCCCGACTCCCCGGTTCGAGGTTGTAGCTTCCCCACGGCGGCTCCGAAAACCAAGACCCTCGTCGAGGACGCCTCGAGCGACGACGACGAGGAAACTGACTGGAAGAAGTCCTACAAGAAGGCGGAGAACGAGGTTGAGCCGCCGATCTCGGACCCGAGAGATGAGGGGACGGCCGACAGCTGGATCGAGCGAAATCCGTCCCTGATCCGTCTTACCGGCAAGCACCCCTTCAACTGCGAGCCGCCGCTGACCCGGCTCATGCACCACGGCTTCATAACGCCGTCGTCTCTCCACTACGTCCGCAACCACGGCCCGGTTCCGAAGGGCACGTGGGATGAGTGGACCGTCGAGGTCTGCGGGCTGGTGAAGCGGCCCACACGCTTCACCATGGCCCAACTCGTGGACGAGTTCCCAGCCCGCGAGCTCCCCGTCACGCTCGTCTGCGCCGGAAATCGGCGCAAGGAGCAGAACATGGTGAAACAGACGATCGGATTCAACTGGGGGGCTGCAGGCGTATCGACGTCTGTCTGGCGCGGCGTACGGCTCAGGGACGTGCTTAAACGGTGCGGGATTCACAGCCGATCTAAGGGCGCACTAAACGTGTGCTTCGAAGGAGCCGAGGATCTGCCCCAGGGAGGCGGGACCAAGTACGGGACGAGCTTGACGAAGGAGATGGCGATGGACCCGGCCCGAGACATCATCCTCGCTTACATGCAGAACGGAGAGATCCTGGCCCCAGATCACGGGTATCCTGTCCGTATGATCATACCAGGATTCATCGGAGGGCGGATGGTGAAGTGGCTGAAGAGGATCATCGTAACCACCGAAGAGTCGCAGAACTATTACCATTTCAGAGATAACAGAGTTCTTCCTTCTCATGTCGATGATGAGCTGGCAAATGCCGAAG CATGGTGGTATAAGCCCGAGTACATAATAAACGAGCTGAACATAAACTCCGTTATAACGACTCCGTGTCATGAAGAGATTCTTCCCATCAATTCAACGACTACACAACGGCCGTATACTTTGAAGGGCTATGCATATTCCG GTGGAGGCAAGAAGGTGACGAGGGTGGAGGTTACGATGGACGGTGGAGAAACGTGGTACGTGTGCGAGATCGACCGCCCAGAGAAGCCCAACAAGTACGGCAAGTACTGGTGCTGGTGCTTCTGGTCGCTGGAGGTGGAGGTGCTAGACTTGCTGGGGGCCAAGGAGATTGCGGTCCGAGCCTGGGACGAGACCCTCAACACCCAGCCGGAGAAGCTCATCTGGAATCTCATG GGCATGATGAATAACTGCTGGTTCCGGGTGAAGACGAATGTGTGCAAGCCGCACAGGGGCGAGATCGGGCTGGTGTTCGAGCATCCAACGTTGCCCGGAAACCAGTCGGGAGGATGGATGGCCCACCAGAAGCACATGGAGACGGCCGCGGAGGCGAGGAGCCTGAAGAAGAGCTTGTCGACGCCATTCATGAACACGTCAGTGAAGCAGTTCTCCATGTCGGAGGTGAAAAAGCACAGCTCTGATAGCTCGGCGTGGATCGTCGTCCACGGCCACGTCTACGATTGCACCAGCTTCCTCAAGGACCACCCCGGCGGCACCGACAGCATCCTCATCAACGCCGGCACGGATTGCACCGAAGAGTTCGACGCAATCCACTCCGACAAGGCCAAAACCATGCTCGAAGACTATCGGATCGGCGAGCTCATCACGACCGGCTACACTTCCGACTCCTCTTCTCCCAACAGCACCATCCATGACGCTTCTAACTTCTCTCACTTAGACACCATCAATGAAGTCTCCGTGACTAGAAGctctcccgctctgataccaggTCAAAAAATCCCATGCAAGCTCGTCTCCAAGATCTCCCTCTCTCACGACGTCCGCCTCTTCCGCTTCGCATTGCCATCTTCCGACCAGGTACTTGGCTTGCCTGTTGGGAAGCACATCTTCCTCTGCCCCACCATCGAAGGCAAGCTATGCATGCGTGCTTACACCCCAACGAGCTCCATCGATGAGGTCGGCTACTTTGATCTTGTCGTCAAGATCTACTTCAAAGGCGTCCACCCCAAGTTCCCCAATGGCGGGGTGATGTCGCAGTACCTCGACTCATTGCCGATCGGCTCCACGCTGGATATAAAGGGTCCGCTGGGGCACATCGAGTACACGGGCAGCGGGAACTTCCTAGTCCACGGCAAGCAGAAGTACGCGAGGCGGCTTGCAATGCTTGCGGGGGGAACTGGGATCACGCCCATCTATCAGGTGATGCAGGCCATCTTGAAAGACCCAAGCGACGAAACGGAGATGTATTTGGTCTACGCGAACAGGTCAGAGGACGACATTCTCTTCAGAGACGAGCTCGATGAGTGGGCCGAGAAGTACCCGAACGTGAAGGTTTGGTATGTTCTCAGCCAACCGAAGAGGGAAGGATGGAAATACAGTATCGGTTACATCACAGAGAGCATTCTACGGGAGCACATTCCTGAAGGCGGCAGTGATTCGTTGGCGCTCATCTGCGGGCCGCCGCCAATGATTCAGTTCGCGGTCTTGCCGAACTTGGAGAAGATGAATTACGACGTCAAGAACTCTTGCCTGACGTTTTGA